Proteins from a genomic interval of Polaribacter sejongensis:
- the yidD gene encoding membrane protein insertion efficiency factor YidD, whose protein sequence is MKKILSFPFILLVRFYQVAISPFTPATCRYSPTCSHYTIEALQKHGLISGGWLALKRIFSCHPWGGSGYDPVPEKKEE, encoded by the coding sequence TTGAAAAAAATACTGTCTTTTCCATTTATATTGCTAGTTCGTTTTTATCAAGTCGCAATTTCACCATTTACACCAGCAACTTGTAGATACAGTCCAACGTGTTCACACTACACCATTGAGGCATTACAAAAACATGGTTTAATTTCTGGTGGATGGTTAGCATTAAAGAGAATATTTAGTTGTCATCCTTGGGGAGGAAGTGGTTATGATCCTGTTCCGGAGAAGAAAGAAGAGTAG